Sequence from the Eriocheir sinensis breed Jianghai 21 chromosome 22, ASM2467909v1, whole genome shotgun sequence genome:
GCAGAAGTATGAAGATAAGAAGTCCTAAAACATCCTGAAGGAGTATGAGAAGACCCCTAAGACATCCTGCAGAAGTATGAAGATGAGAAGAGTCCTAAAACACCCTGAGGAAGTATAAGAAGAGTCTTGAAGGAGTGTGAGAAGAATTTTAAGTATCCTGAAGGAGCATGAAGATGAGAAGAGTCCTAAAACATCCTGAAGGAGTATAAGAAGAGTCCTAAAACATCCTGAAGGAGTATGAGAAGAGTCCTAAAACATCCTGAAGGAGTATGAGAAGTCCTAAAACATCCTGAAGGAGTATAAGAAGAGTCCTGAAGCATCGTGAAGGAGTATGAGAAGAGTCCTGAAGCATCCTGAAGGAGcatgaagatgagaagagagtTCTGAGCATCCAGAAGGTGTATAAGAAGAGTCCTAAGACATCCTGCAGAagtatgaagaggaaaagagtcaTGAATATCCTGTAGAAGTATGAGAAGTCCTGAAGCATCCTGAAGAAGTATAAGAAGAGTCCCAAGACATCTTGCAGAAGTATGAGAAGTCCTGAACATCCTGAAGGAGTATGAAGAGGAGTCCTAAGCATCCTGAAGGAGTATGGAGATGAGAAGAGACCTGTGGAAGATGAGTAGTCCTGAGTATCCTGcaggagtgagaaggaagagaagagagtccTGAGGTAATGTGAGAGTCCTACAGTAtaaagaattctctctctctctctctctctctctctctctctctctctctctctctctctctctctctctctctctctcagactcacAGGACCCACAGGATGTCCCCCCCACAGGATGTTTACATACCCCACAGACACATAGCCCCCCAGACACATATAggactctgccccctcctccccccatctcttcctGACCTAATATATCAAATCATCTTACTTTGTCTATATCTGTATGTCTTTATCTTATTATTCTGTGGACTAAAGTTAATCAGTTCTCTTCAATATATTCTTTTCTACCTTAACATAAAATATAATGGATATAATGTCTAAGATCAGTCTATAGTTTCTTTATAGAATTATCCTTCAAAAACTTCTATGGTTATCACCCTCTTAAGAGAAATCAATTAACTTTGTATACAGAATTAACAtgactttattttcttatgtaattATCTCTAAAAACATTCTATCGTTCTCACCCATGAAGAGGAATCAATCAACTGTATCCATAACTGACATGACGTTTTCTTGTTTCCAGGGACAATGTGGGAGACGAGACCAGACCAGACAACCTTCTGAGGCAAGCTGTCAGGCCCCCAGATGCAGCAGTGTCAGCAGCCCCAGGCAAGCCGCCAGGACACTGCGTGGCTGCAAATGTCGCCAGGTCATCACTGCGCTGCCTGATGTTACTTGTCTTACTGCAATGAATAAAGAGGATAGAAGTATTACGGTGTTTCATATATGCCTGAGAGAGTGAAGCTGTGTGGTGTCTTGATCCTGCAATATTTCGTCCCAGTTCACAGCAGCCGGAGAGGATTTTTAGACCCACCCAATCGGCACTATTGCTACTGAAGTTGAGCGTTCTAAATCCTTCTTCTTCAGTTACCTGGGTTGGGGTCCCTTTGGCAGATGTCATCAGAGTCAGAGTCACTGTGATTAGGTTATGGTCAGAAATATCAGTGTTGTCAGTTCTGTACCTATGTACTATGTCTTTGCTGTTTGTTAGTAGCAGGTCAAGTgggaaaaataacacaaagaatTAACAAGCTAACtaaacagtaaaaaagaaaaaggacacaaagttagttagttagttagtgcatTGACAAAAGATATTACAAGAACGTCACACCATAAGAAAACTAACACAAAGAATTAACAAGCTAACTTAGTCCATGCAAAAATAATACAGACACACTGacaggcaagagagagagggagacagagagaatgagaaaaagagagaaagagaaacagtgaGACACACAGAGAACATGAGATGAGacttaagagagaaaaaaaaggagacgagaaagagatagagaaagactgagaaaaacagaaaaagagaaacataaagtttgtttctcttttcctttctgtttatgtcataaacagaaagaaaaagagagaaacagagaagacgAGATGAGATTTAAAGAAGACAAACGAGATGAAAGAGATGACAAGACAAGCTAAGACAATAATGACAGagatgatgagaaaaagagaggaagagagatagcaagacagacagagaacatGAGATGAgacttaaagaaaaagaaaagtagacgagatgagagagaaaaagaaagagactgagaaaaacagaaagagaaacataaacaaaaagaaaaagagagaaacagagaagacgAGATGAGATTtaaagaagacaaacaagatGAAAGAGATGACAAGACAAGCTAAGACAACAGAGCCCCTCACAaaacccccttcctccacctctctacaCACTCCACCACTCACCACAGGCGGCTAAGGAAGGTGGCGGGCATGCTCCAGGCTGGCTTTGCACTTCTCCAGCTGGTGTAGGAAGCTGTAGAACTTCTCCAGCGACATCTCCACCACCAGCTCCTTGTTGTTGCCCTTCCTGCCGTCAACCGGAGCCCTGGAGATGAAGTTAACCTGTACGAATGTCTTGCCAGCCTCATCCTTCTCGGAGCTGCCGGCCACCACTGGAAAATGTGTCGTGCTTAGATTCTTAACATTTAATAAGTATATATCACGGCTATTGTCATATTTGTTACCCTTGTTACTGTTGCTTTTAATATTATTGTTGGTTATTGCTGCTGTTACTGTTATTAtaagttatttttattgttattattattattgtcaagaGAATGAGGTTGGTGAATATGTAAACTGTTGTGTGtattgaggagaaagagagaagggggcaggagagagaggaaaggagaggagaggagaagaggagaggacgaggaggaggaggaagagaaagagaagaggagacagaggaaagagaaaaagagaaagagaaaaaaacaaaaaagagagagagagagaaatacaagacaGGAGATGAGGTGACTGTAAAACTGCCTCAGCCCCTCACCTCCAAGCCTCCAGGTCAGGTCCAGCAGCTCCTCCGAGGGGACGCCAGGCTGCTGACACACACTGGAAGCCTCCGCCAGCCAACCACGCTGCAAGGAATAGGGGAGTGAGAGCCAATTCCACAGTACAACACAGTGGctttgaggagaggaggaggaggaggaggacgaggagaagaagacgaggaggagaagaccaAACCAAACTCATCAATCTTCTACACTCCATAATGGTCAGGTTTTCTATGCGACATCAGATACACAATGAAACATTTCCCATATCCACTATATAGGTTTAGGTTTTCAATACAACACCAGATACACAATAAGAGATTTCCTGTATCCACTAAAGAGGCTTAGGTTTTCAATACAACATCAGATTCACAACAAGACATTTCCCATATCCACTAGCTATAGAGGTTTACCATAACAACAGAACTGGGCGAAAGTGTAGGAGGCAAACACTTCCCGCCACAACACAGCCAACAGCTTCAGCACCCAGGGCCAAAGAATATTCAATTGCCTCCCTAAAGAAATCCGGAACCTCACATATTGCCCCATGGAGACGTACAAAAAACACCTGGACTTCCTCCTAAGCAGCCTGCCAGATGAGCCTTTACACACACTCAACAGGGCAGGCTCAAACTCCATCTCAGACCAGCTGGACCTCTATATAAACAACATCAGTAATCAAGTAAAATATGAACTCAAACTACTGTACAATAAATTTTTAAGGACTTTGGTATGCCTCAATCATGTCTCCCCTGGCACTTCTTTCCTCCAGTGTGGTGAGGCTGTGCGAGCAAACATACATCTAACtgttaactccttgactgcggatttcctaccagaagacctcaccaagctacaggagtggagcaaaaggtgactgctacaattcactgaagaaaacagtaaagtcccgcaccttgggaggggatatccagcacaccaataccacatgggatcactccattatccaccacagagccagagaaagactaACTATTAagcccttgactgtggatttcctacaagaagacatcaccaaactacaggagtggagcaaaaggtggctgctacaattcaatgacgaaaaatgtaaagtcctgcaccttgggaggggatatccagcataccaataccacatgggatcactccactatccaccacagaggcagagaaagactaaCTATTAagcccttgactgtggatttcctacaagaagacatcaccagctacaggagtggagcaaaaggtggctgctacaattcaatgacaaaaaatgtaaagtcctgcaccttgggaggggatatccagcataccacatggaaaacactccactatccactacagaggcagagaaagacatgtaagtgtatgttaccaggctaccagtgaaagccaaatccatgccaatcgcagcagagtGGTTAACTAGCACTTTGGGGAATACTGAGATTACTGCAGCCACTCCACTGCCAGTGACAACAAGGGCACAGGTTGAAGCATATCATATTTATCATAAACAATTAAAAAAGCTAATCTAAGCTGACCTGACCTGTTTCCCATATTTGCTCCATCATAGGTGGCttgaaataggtaaaaaaaaagatatgggcATGTTAGCAAAACCAGTCTTAGGCCAAAGGTATTTCCAGCCACACGCATGCCTTGGGGAGGGTGACATGCCAGGGAAATAGGTGGCAGAAAAAGGAGATATGGGCATAACAATACCAGTGGAATATGTGGcttaaaataggtaaaaaaagagaaatgggcaTGTTAGCAATACCAGTGAAATATGTGGcttaaaataggtaaaaaaagagaaatgggcaTGTTAGCAATACCAGTGAAATAAGTAGCttgaaataggtaaaaaaaagagatttGGGCATGTTAGCAAAACCAGTCTTAGGACAAAGGTATTTCCAGTCACTTATGCATTGGGAAGGGTGACATGCAAGTGAAATAGGTGGCAGGAAAAGGAGATACAGGCATGTTAGCAATACCAGTGAAACAGGTGGCTTGAAATAGGTAGAAAAGGAGATATGGGCATGTTAGCAATACCAGTCTTTGGTCAAAGGTGTTTCCAGCCACACTCACGCCTTGGGGAGGGTGACATGCCAGGGACATAGGTGGCAGAAAAAGGAGATATGGGCATGTTAGCAATACCAGTGAAATAGGTGGcttgaaataggaaaaaaatatatgtgcatgTTAGCAATACTAGTGAAATAGGTGGcttgaaataggaaaaaaatatatgtgcatgTTAGCAATACTAGTGAAATAGGTGGcttgaaataggaaaaaaatatatgggcATGTTAGCAATACTAGTGAAATAGGTGGcttgaaataggaaaaaaatatatgggcATGTTAACAATATCAGTGAAATAGGTGGcttgaaataggaaaaaaatatatgggcATGTTAACAATATCAGTGAAATAGGTGGcttgaaataggaaaaaaatatatgggcATGTTAACAATATCAGTGAAATAGGTGGcttgaaataggaaaaaaatatatgggcATGTTAACAATACTAGTGAAATAGGTGGcttgaaataggaaaaaaatatatgtgcatgTTAGCAATACTAGTGAAATAGGTGGcttgaaataggaaaaaaatatatgggcATGTTAGCAATACCAGTGAAATAGGTGGcttgaaataggaaaaaaatatatgtgcatgTTAACAATACTAGTGAAATAGGTGGcttgaaataggaaaaaaatatatgggcATGTTAGCAATACTAGTGAAATAGGTGGcttgaaataggaaaaaaatatatgggcATGTTAGCAAGGAAGCAGGACGTTTCGCCGGTGTGCCAGTTCGCCAGTACCGGCGAACCGTCTTGTTTCATTCATCGGCGAAACGTCCAGCAGGAGGATTCGCCGGTGTGCCAGTTCACCGATACCGTCTAGAAATCATGGACGTATTTGTCTGCCCGACACTGATGGCCCTGGCAGTAAGAATGGTGGCAGCATAAGATAAGGTTTTCTTTAATTGTTAAAACACCTGCACAAAATAAGGGAACAGTAAAATAAGTCATTTTCTCCATCACTCAGGAATTATTTGTACGCAGACAAAAAATTCAAGACATCACCCAGTACACAATTTCTTACGTATCtactttcttcctactttcttatACTCATTCTTATACCAAtataattcttttatttttcttaactaatttttacatatatatatttaagctACGCCTTTTTAATTCACACTTAAGTCATGATGTACGCGACGTGGTCgcctccttcgttcctcctccctcacactcgcaAGTCTacgtcactaacaagcttttGTAGCACCATTACCTTAATTATCATCTCCATTTTTTAATATCCTTATGCAAAAATAATACTGAGTGAtggaaaaaaactattttttacTCATCTACGAATATTTTAGCTTGTGGCCAGTACAGAAGGAATAGTAATACTTTACTCTAACCAAAATTTAAcgtaggaaaaaatgggaaaatatttgCACGTAGGCCTATGGTATGAGGCATCAGTTACGGATTTCGAACACTCAAAGAAACTTACAAGGAGTATCAAACACAAATCTTTAACATCTGGGATGATTAATTACGCTCGCACCCAGTGATGGGATTCAatttttttaagaacaggttctctATATGAAGGatttaccaaaataagttataagtaaaaggtgttcatgggggaaaaattgagaacccctgatttataagctaacagtaacaaccggttctcgggattaaagaaatttcaagaacaggttcttgcgaaccggATGAATCCCATCACTGCTCGCACCGTTAAAACTAATTTTAAAAAAAACTTGGCAGACCCTTTGAAAGCTACAAATGACCAGGagtaattttagtttttttttaaacTCGATTTTAAAgcacaacaataattataaatcctCTTTTAAATTACATTTAGTGCATTTTTAATGTCTTTTTcctttgcatgtgtgtacctttctgctacaaataaatatttttttcaatttttttcccatgtttcgttttctttaactcaaatatttcacattttaaccAATAACAAAGAAGAAATGTTCAGAGCCTACTGTAGGAATGACCCATAATCTTTGACCGTTGGACGGTTCGTCGAAAATTCAGCGAACCATCCAGAGACCATGGCACGCCGGCGAACCGTCTCGCAATCGTTAGCAATACTAGTGAAATAGGTAAAAAAGGAGATATGGGCATGTTAGCAATACAAGTCTTAGGCCAAAGGTATTTCCTGCCACACTCACATCTTGGGGAGTCGCCGAGAAGGCGGTGAGGACTTGCTGCCCAGCCGGTGGTGTGGGGatcatggaggtggtggtggtggtgagtggagaTGGTGATGTTAGCTTATGGTGGAGGTCTGAGGTGATGCTGtgtgctggaggtggtgatgagtggaGGTGATGCTGTGTGCTGGAGGTGATGCTGtgtgctggaggtggtgatgagtggaGGTAATGCTGTGTGCTGGAGGTGATGCTGtgtgctggaggtggtgatgagtggaGGTGATGCTGtgtgctggaggtggtgatgagtggaGGTGATGCTGtgtgctggaggtggtgatgagtggaGGTGATGCTGtgtgctggaggtggtgatgagtggaGGTGATGCTGtgtgctggaggtggtgatgagtggtggaggtggtgattagTGGAGGTTATGATGtgtgctggaggtggtgatgtgTGGAGGTGATGCTGTGCTGGAGGTGATGCTGTGTGCTGGAGGTGATGCTGTGTGCTGGAGGTGATGCTGTGTGCTGGAGGTGATGCTGtgtgctggaggtggtgatgagtggaGGTGATGCTGtgtgctggaggtggtgatgagtggaGGTGATGCTGtgtgctggaggtggtgatgagtggaGGTGATGCTGtgtgctggaggtggtgatgagtggaGGTGATGATGTGATAGCGGTGATGAGTGGAGGTAGTGATGTGTTAGCGGTGATGAGTGGAGGTGATGCTGTTTGCTTGTGGTGGTCATGTTAgccggtggtggtgatgtatgctTCTGGTGGTGACCGTGCTGTGCttgtggtgttgaggtggtgatgaaCTTGCGGAGGTGGTGAATAGCCGCCCACTAGCCCCTATTATTCCCTGTCCCCGCCCACCAAAACCTTATAACCATATTATTTACCTCGTCCCCACGCATGGTCCCCTCTGGCGCTCTAATTcctataaaaaaaacaccaaaatacgAGTGATGGCGGgcgaacaggaagaggaggatgctggA
This genomic interval carries:
- the LOC127002250 gene encoding COMM domain-containing protein 7-like, translating into MIPTPPAGQQVLTAFSATPQDRGWLAEASSVCQQPGVPSEELLDLTWRLGVVAGSSEKDEAGKTFVQVNFISRAPVDGRKGNNKELVVEMSLEKFYSFLHQLEKCKASLEHARHLP